A genomic region of Bernardetia sp. ABR2-2B contains the following coding sequences:
- a CDS encoding dihydroorotase, with translation MQSEHTTAYWLPKVKIIDTEYDSKKEFCIGIAEGKITHLREYNPSITIPINYKKIDCENAFVSVGWCDMRALVTEPGMEHRETLNTASKAASLGGFTQVAILPNTEPVIESKENIYFLEQENKKMNSKVEFLAIAALTHKAEGQEMTQMYDLHKAGAVAFSDGLKNISHTGVLLRALQYAQAFDGLVMQLPSDKNLANGQMHEGITSTKLGLKGLPSIAEEMMIQRDLEILRYTGGKIHFSTISTARSVELIRKAKQEGLQVTCDIAAYQISFLDEDLAKDLFIFDTFLKVFPPFRTQNDREAILKGLKDNTIDVIVSNHNPHDEETKKLEFDLAEFGIINFQTAFAAIRKQTEHVLSVEKLVEKFTTNPRKLLKLEQPQIKEGQKVNLTVFYPNQEWEFRKEANASKSKNSPFFELKNNLKGKVIITFS, from the coding sequence ATGCAATCGGAACACACAACTGCATATTGGCTTCCAAAAGTGAAAATTATTGATACAGAATACGATTCTAAGAAAGAGTTTTGTATCGGAATTGCAGAAGGAAAAATTACGCATCTTAGAGAATATAATCCTTCTATAACAATTCCTATAAATTATAAAAAAATAGATTGTGAAAATGCTTTTGTTTCAGTTGGTTGGTGCGATATGCGTGCCTTAGTAACCGAACCAGGGATGGAGCATAGGGAAACGCTCAACACAGCAAGTAAAGCTGCAAGTTTGGGAGGTTTTACGCAGGTTGCTATTTTGCCGAATACAGAACCAGTAATAGAAAGCAAGGAAAATATTTATTTTTTAGAGCAAGAAAATAAAAAAATGAATTCAAAAGTAGAGTTTTTAGCCATTGCAGCCCTTACACATAAGGCAGAAGGGCAGGAAATGACACAGATGTATGACCTTCATAAAGCTGGAGCAGTTGCTTTTTCGGATGGCTTGAAGAATATTTCTCATACTGGCGTTTTGCTCCGAGCTTTACAATATGCACAGGCTTTTGATGGACTTGTTATGCAACTTCCTTCTGATAAAAATCTTGCTAACGGACAGATGCACGAAGGCATCACATCGACAAAACTGGGTTTGAAAGGATTGCCATCCATTGCTGAAGAAATGATGATTCAAAGAGATTTAGAAATTTTGCGTTATACAGGTGGAAAGATTCATTTTTCTACTATTTCTACGGCTCGTAGTGTAGAACTTATTCGAAAGGCAAAACAAGAGGGATTACAAGTTACGTGTGATATAGCAGCCTATCAGATTTCTTTTTTAGATGAAGATTTGGCGAAGGATTTATTTATTTTTGATACATTTTTGAAGGTTTTTCCTCCTTTTCGCACCCAAAATGATAGAGAAGCTATTTTGAAAGGTTTAAAAGATAATACGATTGATGTTATTGTTTCGAACCATAACCCACATGATGAAGAAACTAAAAAGTTAGAATTTGATTTGGCAGAATTTGGAATAATTAATTTTCAAACGGCTTTTGCAGCTATTAGAAAGCAAACTGAACACGTTTTGAGTGTAGAAAAATTAGTAGAAAAGTTTACTACCAATCCAAGAAAATTATTAAAACTAGAGCAACCTCAAATCAAAGAAGGACAAAAAGTAAATTTGACAGTCTTTTATCC
- a CDS encoding DUF4385 domain-containing protein, with protein MKKFDYSLNYKELDLRKNPELYAVGKGEQGVLLVEPYKSEILPFWRFKNPEIAKESSEKIYQLFLSYLKEEDFVGADMARKFLQMGYTRSRRYANYKGGRKYKGEVPKDKKGQSGSHGRPQLERQEEDPIKAESARIFKEKWFLAKENKEYLKQKKEFQENYSM; from the coding sequence ATGAAGAAATTTGATTATTCACTCAATTACAAAGAACTTGATTTACGTAAAAATCCAGAGCTTTATGCTGTTGGTAAAGGAGAGCAAGGTGTTTTGTTGGTAGAACCTTATAAATCTGAAATATTACCTTTTTGGCGATTTAAAAATCCTGAAATAGCGAAAGAATCTTCTGAAAAGATTTATCAATTATTTCTGTCATATTTGAAAGAAGAAGATTTTGTAGGCGCAGATATGGCTCGTAAATTTTTACAGATGGGTTATACTCGTTCACGGAGATATGCCAATTATAAAGGAGGAAGAAAATACAAAGGAGAAGTTCCGAAAGATAAAAAAGGACAAAGTGGTTCGCATGGAAGACCTCAATTAGAACGTCAGGAAGAAGACCCTATAAAAGCAGAATCTGCTAGGATTTTTAAAGAGAAATGGTTTTTGGCAAAAGAGAATAAGGAATATTTGAAGCAAAAAAAGGAGTTTCAAGAAAATTATTCAATGTAA
- a CDS encoding flotillin domain-containing protein has translation MNAIILQSNGINGMPTFVFVAAGVILFLVFLVALLRAFLKKASPGTALVKTGFGLQKASISTSSAIVIPLLHKIETIDLTVKTVRIRRREHESLSCKDGIRAEVEVDFYIKINAMDEDIRRVASAVGCGRASDISILRELFEAKFSDALKTAGSKLTFDSLYQNRTEFKKEIMKALGEDEDSDVILNGYKLDDVAIQYLEQLPLSQHDDQNVLDSQGIKEIAQRTASQAEAANLRLREKEVRIAEQNQAAETRQLEITQDLEFKSEKQKREIAETVSKENALAEKTKQEQESIEQQAVIARELAISLASQKKEEQSIVATKLREQAVSVADENKEKEIELARIRRESEVAEQLREKLKMLEETAKQEAEKIRAEEQARTVQAVEIANRDKEIEVIKAKQEAETQLTNQRVEADIKAYNLIKNAQSKQEAADLDLKTADKQAQIEVIEADKEAKKELIAFNVDVDAESYRLRTVAQAKLEAAELESKAADLQSQTIKQIGEAEAEALLARIEAQNKVGKNLILADAVKELIPLLPTIMEKLMAPAEKIDSIKFLNINGMQSGAGVAQNGNAANGNVFGGGSSPMQNIMGTVMGVGMAVPMLKEVVKTIKSDNEYGDVLEMVSSIPGGEKLLSFIENFNEAEKAKEEEANKDDDDVSDVEYM, from the coding sequence ATGAACGCAATTATTTTGCAATCCAATGGCATAAATGGTATGCCCACCTTTGTTTTTGTCGCTGCTGGTGTTATTCTATTTCTAGTTTTTCTAGTAGCCTTGCTTAGAGCTTTCTTAAAGAAGGCAAGTCCTGGTACTGCACTTGTAAAAACAGGTTTTGGACTTCAAAAAGCCTCTATTTCTACTAGTTCGGCTATCGTTATTCCTCTTCTTCACAAAATTGAAACGATAGACTTGACTGTCAAAACGGTCAGAATAAGAAGACGTGAACACGAAAGCCTTTCTTGTAAAGATGGTATTCGTGCAGAAGTTGAAGTTGATTTTTATATCAAAATTAATGCAATGGACGAAGATATTCGTCGTGTAGCAAGTGCTGTAGGCTGTGGGAGAGCTTCTGATATTAGTATTCTTAGAGAACTTTTTGAAGCTAAATTTTCAGATGCATTAAAAACAGCAGGTTCGAAACTGACTTTTGATTCACTTTATCAAAACCGTACAGAGTTTAAAAAGGAAATCATGAAGGCTCTAGGAGAAGATGAAGATTCTGATGTGATTTTGAATGGATATAAGCTAGACGATGTAGCTATTCAGTATTTGGAGCAACTTCCTCTTTCTCAACACGATGACCAAAACGTTTTGGATTCGCAGGGTATTAAAGAAATAGCTCAACGTACTGCATCACAAGCAGAGGCTGCCAACCTTCGTTTACGTGAAAAAGAAGTTCGTATTGCAGAACAAAATCAAGCTGCCGAAACTCGTCAGTTAGAGATTACCCAAGATTTGGAGTTTAAATCTGAAAAACAAAAACGTGAAATTGCCGAAACTGTATCAAAAGAAAATGCTTTAGCTGAAAAAACAAAGCAAGAGCAGGAGTCTATTGAGCAACAAGCTGTTATTGCTAGAGAATTAGCAATTAGTTTGGCAAGTCAGAAGAAGGAAGAGCAATCTATTGTAGCTACAAAACTAAGAGAACAAGCTGTTAGTGTAGCTGATGAGAACAAAGAAAAAGAGATTGAACTGGCTCGTATCCGTAGAGAAAGTGAAGTAGCAGAGCAGTTGCGTGAAAAACTCAAAATGCTAGAAGAAACAGCAAAACAAGAAGCTGAAAAAATTAGAGCAGAAGAACAAGCACGTACTGTACAAGCTGTTGAGATAGCAAATCGTGATAAGGAAATTGAAGTTATTAAGGCAAAACAGGAAGCAGAAACACAGCTTACCAACCAGCGTGTAGAGGCAGATATTAAAGCCTATAACTTGATTAAGAATGCACAATCGAAGCAAGAAGCTGCTGATTTAGACTTAAAAACGGCTGACAAACAAGCTCAAATTGAAGTTATTGAAGCTGATAAAGAAGCAAAGAAAGAACTTATTGCCTTCAATGTAGATGTAGATGCAGAATCATATCGTTTGAGAACAGTTGCACAAGCAAAATTAGAAGCTGCCGAACTAGAAAGCAAGGCTGCCGATTTGCAATCGCAAACTATCAAGCAAATTGGAGAAGCAGAAGCAGAAGCACTTTTAGCCAGAATTGAAGCTCAAAACAAAGTGGGTAAAAACCTTATCCTTGCCGATGCAGTTAAAGAGCTTATTCCATTATTGCCTACCATTATGGAGAAACTTATGGCACCAGCAGAGAAAATTGATAGCATCAAATTCTTGAATATCAACGGAATGCAATCTGGAGCAGGAGTAGCTCAAAATGGAAATGCTGCCAACGGAAATGTATTTGGAGGAGGTTCTTCGCCAATGCAAAATATTATGGGAACAGTTATGGGAGTTGGAATGGCAGTTCCGATGCTCAAGGAAGTTGTCAAAACCATAAAGTCAGATAATGAATATGGCGATGTTTTGGAAATGGTGAGTAGCATTCCAGGTGGAGAAAAGCTTTTGAGTTTTATTGAAAACTTCAATGAAGCTGAAAAAGCTAAGGAAGAAGAAGCTAACAAAGACGATGACGATGTTTCTGATGTTGAGTATATGTAA
- a CDS encoding Mur ligase family protein, translating into MNIHFIGIGGSVMHNIAIREKQNGNTVTGSDDAWYDPSESRLKENGLLPQKEGWFPENITSDLDKIVVGMHAKADNPELLKAQELGIKVYSYPEYIYSLSENKERVVIAGSHGKTTITAMVMHTLRLQSYHFDYLIGAYVEGFDSTVQLSDAPIIIIEGDEYQTSPLDKTPKFLHYNHHIGVLSGIAWDHANVYPDFEEYKKQFRLFAESSVKAGAFIYNQEDELVKEIVEGNEKIHFDTIQLPYVTHPSSVKDGKTFLKTELGQMEVSVFGEHNMSNLNAAKIVCRRLGIRESQFYDAMMSFRGASKRLELVGENEHMHVFKDFAHSPSKVEATINAVKKQYPKQRLTACMELHTFSSLNKDFIGEYANTAKSADIAAVYYNPDYVEKKELPAISKQDLKDAFKRQDLEVFTTVDELESFLVAQNWKQNNLLIMSSGKMGGMNIESLANQLLG; encoded by the coding sequence ATGAATATACATTTTATCGGAATTGGAGGAAGCGTTATGCACAATATCGCTATCAGAGAAAAACAGAATGGAAATACAGTTACAGGCTCGGATGATGCTTGGTATGACCCATCTGAAAGCCGTTTGAAAGAAAATGGCTTACTTCCTCAGAAAGAAGGTTGGTTTCCAGAAAACATCACTTCTGATTTGGATAAAATAGTAGTAGGAATGCACGCAAAGGCAGATAACCCAGAGCTTTTGAAAGCACAAGAATTAGGAATCAAAGTTTATTCTTATCCAGAATATATCTATTCTCTTTCTGAAAACAAAGAACGTGTAGTGATTGCAGGAAGCCATGGCAAAACCACCATTACGGCTATGGTTATGCATACATTGAGACTTCAAAGCTATCATTTTGATTATCTAATTGGTGCTTATGTTGAAGGTTTTGATTCTACGGTTCAGCTTTCGGACGCTCCCATTATCATTATTGAAGGCGATGAATACCAAACATCTCCATTAGACAAAACACCAAAATTTTTACATTACAATCATCATATTGGCGTTTTGAGTGGTATTGCTTGGGACCATGCTAATGTATATCCTGACTTTGAAGAATATAAAAAACAGTTTCGTTTGTTTGCAGAGAGTTCGGTAAAAGCAGGTGCATTTATTTATAATCAAGAAGACGAGTTGGTAAAAGAAATAGTAGAGGGCAATGAAAAAATTCACTTTGATACTATTCAATTGCCTTATGTTACGCATCCATCAAGTGTAAAAGATGGAAAAACATTCTTAAAAACAGAACTAGGACAAATGGAAGTGTCTGTTTTTGGAGAACATAACATGTCAAATCTCAATGCTGCAAAAATTGTTTGTAGAAGATTAGGAATTAGAGAAAGCCAATTTTATGATGCAATGATGTCTTTTAGAGGTGCTTCAAAACGTCTTGAACTAGTCGGAGAAAATGAACACATGCATGTTTTTAAAGATTTTGCTCATTCGCCTTCCAAAGTAGAAGCAACTATAAATGCAGTAAAAAAACAATATCCAAAACAGCGTTTGACAGCCTGTATGGAACTACATACTTTCAGTAGTTTGAATAAAGATTTTATTGGAGAGTATGCAAATACAGCAAAATCAGCCGATATAGCAGCTGTTTATTACAATCCTGATTATGTAGAAAAGAAAGAATTACCAGCAATTTCGAAACAAGATTTGAAAGATGCTTTTAAAAGACAAGACTTAGAAGTCTTTACTACGGTTGATGAATTAGAATCTTTTTTGGTAGCTCAAAACTGGAAACAAAACAATCTTTTAATTATGTCTTCTGGAAAAATGGGAGGAATGAATATTGAAAGCCTAGCAAATCAACTTTTAGGATAA
- a CDS encoding OmpA family protein: MNLQIQPIKQSFLSILLFSFLSIIAFSCVSPKKYKAKIAEVERKEQENERIKRQFYEAQKLLLQSSDSLKGVIVDLQTKDYQLDSLQKRAKKIVDENSLLNKELQEKEKELARKEGEILGKEKNISVLKNKQYKRQRQSNELQKSIKTAFSSLNKESFSVKEKSGRLYISLSNKLLFETASIDINSEGKKALQKLAALLKNNASGLDIWVEGHTDNMPVTGAELPFKDNWQLSALRASVVVRILVENGISPQSVVAAGHGEYLPITSNKTAEGKSENRRIEIVLLPKLDEIFELLEK; encoded by the coding sequence GTGAATCTACAAATACAACCTATTAAACAATCATTTTTATCTATTCTATTATTTTCTTTTTTGAGTATAATAGCATTTTCGTGTGTAAGTCCTAAAAAATACAAAGCAAAAATAGCTGAAGTGGAGCGCAAAGAACAAGAAAATGAACGTATAAAAAGACAATTTTATGAAGCTCAAAAACTATTACTTCAAAGTTCGGATTCTCTGAAAGGTGTAATTGTTGATTTACAAACAAAAGATTATCAGCTAGATAGCCTTCAAAAAAGAGCTAAAAAAATAGTAGATGAGAATAGCTTATTAAATAAAGAATTACAAGAAAAAGAAAAAGAACTTGCAAGAAAAGAAGGTGAAATTTTGGGTAAGGAAAAAAATATTTCTGTACTTAAAAACAAACAATATAAGCGTCAGAGACAATCCAATGAACTACAAAAGTCTATCAAAACAGCTTTTAGTTCGCTAAACAAAGAATCTTTTTCAGTAAAAGAAAAATCAGGTCGTTTGTATATTTCACTTTCTAACAAACTTCTTTTCGAAACGGCAAGTATTGATATTAATTCAGAAGGAAAAAAAGCACTTCAAAAATTAGCTGCTTTACTGAAAAATAATGCTTCTGGTTTGGATATTTGGGTAGAAGGACACACTGATAATATGCCTGTAACTGGCGCAGAACTGCCTTTTAAAGACAATTGGCAGCTTAGTGCCTTACGTGCTTCTGTGGTAGTGCGTATTTTGGTAGAAAATGGAATCTCTCCTCAAAGTGTTGTTGCAGCTGGACACGGAGAATATTTGCCTATTACGAGTAACAAAACAGCAGAAGGAAAAAGTGAAAATAGAAGAATAGAAATTGTCCTCTTACCAAAATTAGATGAAATTTTTGAGCTTTTGGAAAAGTAA
- the ruvC gene encoding crossover junction endodeoxyribonuclease RuvC, producing the protein MKPTSFDQIILGIDPGTVVLGYGVLGIKGDKMYLIQFGVIKLAQWKDHYVRLQKIYDRVSTIVEEFKPQQMALEAPFFGKNVQSMLKLGRAQGVCMAAALSRGVAVEEYAPRKVKQAVTGKGTASKEQVASMLQSLLSFDEIPDLLDATDAVGVAVCHYFQQNALLPKSTSWAAFLEENPDRVK; encoded by the coding sequence ATGAAACCAACTTCTTTTGACCAAATTATATTAGGAATCGACCCTGGAACTGTTGTTTTGGGATATGGCGTTTTAGGAATTAAGGGCGATAAAATGTATTTAATTCAGTTTGGTGTCATAAAATTAGCGCAATGGAAAGACCATTATGTAAGGCTACAAAAAATTTATGATAGAGTAAGCACTATTGTTGAAGAGTTTAAGCCTCAGCAAATGGCTTTAGAAGCTCCTTTTTTTGGTAAAAATGTACAATCTATGCTCAAATTAGGACGAGCGCAAGGCGTTTGTATGGCTGCTGCACTTTCTCGTGGTGTTGCAGTAGAAGAATATGCGCCTAGAAAAGTAAAACAAGCCGTTACAGGAAAAGGAACGGCATCAAAAGAGCAAGTCGCAAGTATGTTGCAAAGTCTTCTTTCCTTTGATGAAATCCCAGATCTTTTAGATGCTACCGATGCTGTGGGTGTGGCAGTTTGTCATTATTTTCAGCAAAATGCACTCCTTCCAAAAAGCACTTCTTGGGCTGCTTTCTTAGAAGAAAACCCAGATAGAGTTAAATAA
- a CDS encoding NAD-dependent succinate-semialdehyde dehydrogenase: MSDQTKDKNTVQTLNPATGETLKTYTLLSESEITNKIQNAEDAFQDWKKTTFEERSELFRKLSLLLKDKKQELAELMTKEMGKPITQAKSEVEKCAWLCDFYAEKAEEFLAPISKKSDGSEAYVRYDPLGVVLAVMPWNFPFWQVFRFAVPSLMAGNVGILKHSSNSFGCGEAMESLFLEVGFPKNVFQNLVIRGSQVKQVLENEYVRAATLTGSEGAGSSVAEIAGKNIKKTVLELGGSDPFIVLKDADIKTAAKTAVTARTQNSGQSCIAAKRFIIVKEVYDEFVEEFKNEMAKLKMGDPMDEKTDVGSQAREDLAKELEEQVKESVEKGAKIILGGKRKKAFYEPTILVDVKEGMSAFDDELFGPVASVIKAENETHAIELANNSEFGLGSSLWTQDRNKAREIASKIESGSVFINGMVKSDPRLPFGGIKKSGYGRELAINGIHEFVNIKTVWIA, from the coding sequence ATGTCAGACCAAACTAAAGACAAAAATACAGTTCAAACGCTCAATCCAGCCACAGGAGAAACTCTAAAAACTTATACGCTTCTTTCAGAATCAGAAATTACAAATAAAATACAAAATGCAGAAGATGCTTTTCAAGATTGGAAAAAAACAACGTTTGAAGAGCGTTCAGAACTTTTTAGAAAGCTTTCGCTTCTCTTAAAAGACAAAAAACAAGAATTGGCTGAACTAATGACAAAAGAAATGGGAAAGCCAATTACACAAGCCAAATCAGAAGTTGAAAAGTGTGCGTGGCTCTGTGATTTTTATGCAGAAAAAGCAGAAGAATTTTTAGCACCTATTTCTAAAAAATCGGATGGTTCAGAAGCTTATGTTCGTTATGACCCTCTCGGTGTTGTTTTGGCTGTAATGCCTTGGAATTTTCCATTTTGGCAAGTATTTCGTTTTGCTGTTCCCTCACTTATGGCTGGAAATGTTGGTATTTTGAAGCATTCTTCTAACTCTTTCGGTTGTGGAGAGGCTATGGAATCACTTTTTTTAGAAGTAGGTTTTCCTAAAAATGTATTTCAAAATTTAGTGATTCGTGGAAGTCAAGTCAAACAGGTTTTAGAGAATGAGTATGTAAGAGCAGCTACACTCACAGGCAGTGAAGGTGCAGGGTCTTCAGTCGCAGAAATCGCAGGAAAAAATATCAAAAAAACAGTTTTAGAATTGGGAGGAAGCGATCCATTTATCGTTCTCAAAGATGCAGATATAAAAACAGCTGCCAAAACTGCCGTAACAGCACGTACTCAAAACTCTGGACAAAGTTGTATTGCTGCCAAACGTTTTATTATTGTAAAAGAAGTCTATGATGAGTTTGTAGAAGAATTCAAAAATGAAATGGCGAAGCTGAAAATGGGAGACCCAATGGACGAAAAAACAGATGTTGGCTCACAGGCAAGAGAAGATTTAGCAAAAGAATTAGAAGAACAAGTAAAGGAATCAGTAGAAAAGGGAGCTAAGATAATTTTGGGTGGAAAGCGTAAAAAGGCATTTTATGAACCTACAATTTTAGTAGATGTAAAAGAAGGAATGTCAGCTTTTGATGATGAGCTTTTTGGTCCTGTTGCTTCTGTAATAAAAGCAGAAAATGAAACCCATGCGATTGAACTTGCTAATAATTCAGAGTTTGGTCTAGGTTCTTCACTTTGGACGCAAGACAGAAATAAAGCTAGAGAAATAGCCTCAAAAATAGAATCTGGAAGTGTTTTTATTAATGGAATGGTTAAATCTGACCCTCGTTTGCCTTTTGGTGGTATCAAAAAATCGGGATATGGAAGAGAATTAGCTATTAATGGTATTCACGAATTTGTGAATATAAAAACGGTTTGGATAGCGTAA
- a CDS encoding HAD family hydrolase, with protein sequence MTYKNLDKTLLVLDIDETLIFGSTQKLDKAFDFTVFNYFIYRRPYLKEFFERIKEHFLIALWSSADDEYVEEIAKKIIPNDIELEFVWGRSRCSYKRNFNPIFDDYQNYLASDNYHFVKPLKKLKKKGYKLERILIVDDTPHKSKENYGNVIYPKEYRGKEKDDELLFLADYLLTLKDKTNIRRIEKRGWRNQSK encoded by the coding sequence ATGACATACAAAAACTTAGATAAAACACTTCTTGTTCTTGACATAGATGAAACTCTTATTTTTGGTTCTACTCAAAAGTTAGATAAAGCCTTTGATTTTACAGTTTTTAATTATTTTATCTATCGAAGACCTTATTTAAAGGAATTTTTTGAGAGAATAAAAGAGCATTTTCTGATTGCACTTTGGTCTTCTGCTGACGATGAATATGTAGAAGAAATTGCCAAAAAGATTATACCGAATGATATAGAATTAGAATTTGTTTGGGGGAGAAGTAGATGTAGTTATAAAAGAAACTTTAATCCTATTTTTGATGATTATCAAAATTATTTGGCTTCTGATAATTATCATTTTGTAAAACCTCTAAAAAAACTCAAGAAAAAAGGTTATAAACTAGAGCGTATTTTAATTGTAGATGATACGCCACACAAATCAAAGGAGAATTATGGTAATGTAATCTACCCAAAAGAATATAGAGGTAAAGAAAAAGACGATGAGTTACTTTTTTTAGCTGATTATTTACTCACTTTGAAAGACAAAACAAATATCAGAAGAATTGAAAAAAGAGGTTGGAGGAATCAATCTAAATAA